One window of Nitrosophilus labii genomic DNA carries:
- a CDS encoding HD-GYP domain-containing protein, with protein MDFEYEKKFLDDFVAMLKLYKPFLYQKINETGIIASLIGKEFGIEEPEYYLAGYYANLGLLGVGNYLQKPGHLNEQEKEVVKRHPVLSHEYLEKRGLVKCADFVYYHHELPDGSGYYKETNFPKEASFINIADVFQGCVSPRSYRPPFTFREALETTMKPYKNYIFLQKEEVDAIEKILKAYYETL; from the coding sequence ATGGATTTTGAATATGAAAAAAAATTCCTCGATGACTTTGTTGCTATGTTAAAACTATACAAACCTTTCTTGTATCAGAAGATAAATGAAACTGGCATTATTGCTTCTTTGATAGGCAAAGAGTTTGGAATAGAAGAACCTGAGTATTATCTTGCGGGATATTATGCAAATTTAGGTTTGCTTGGGGTAGGAAACTATTTACAAAAACCCGGACATTTGAACGAGCAAGAAAAAGAGGTTGTTAAAAGACATCCTGTTCTATCTCATGAATATCTTGAGAAAAGAGGACTTGTAAAATGTGCAGATTTTGTTTACTATCATCATGAACTACCGGATGGCAGTGGATACTATAAAGAAACAAACTTTCCTAAGGAAGCCTCTTTTATAAATATTGCGGATGTATTTCAGGGATGTGTTTCACCGAGAAGTTATCGGCCACCTTTTACCTTTAGAGAAGCTCTTGAAACTACAATGAAACCGTATAAAAATTATATTTTTCTACAAAAAGAAGAAGTTGATGCAATTGAAAAGATTTTAAAGGCATACTATGAAACTCTTTAG
- a CDS encoding type IV secretory system conjugative DNA transfer family protein, which produces MKLFSGCCKKFGKNNHKNYTLIGKGFRIDDFKQKELVEIKLNDSNKVNHISVFGAPGVGKTRLLENMAEQDIIKGDNVIVVDPKGDIDLFCKIFQVAQTYGREKELLFLSPIFPSLSIHINPLRHYYMEEEIISHIVAGVPTEDEFFYNVSLETTTAIVKSLLMMRKVAGENRPLNFDEVARYAHYQGLNSLLTQIKGIRGMEEKDRIQELINQILSSPQDYFSKVSSTLRTTLTQMTTGNTGKIIGNVNKNIFIDRLERGEGVILYIQTGSLLTRQVSSVVSKVVISMIQSSVGRYYASGKKFDRRLNIYIDEMASSVYRGIETLYAQGRGANVSITGITQSMADIVAEIGRDRANRLFDLTSTKIVMRLNEQNSAELIARYGGTRKGYSPILSLNGGITTREVEEVNIKPEDVNRLQKREFYYFGFEGEYKGKTAPVRKAEYVIQFPDITSKEG; this is translated from the coding sequence ATGAAACTCTTTAGCGGTTGTTGTAAAAAATTCGGTAAAAACAATCACAAAAATTATACTTTAATTGGGAAGGGATTTCGTATAGATGATTTTAAGCAAAAGGAACTTGTTGAAATCAAATTGAATGATAGCAATAAAGTCAACCATATTTCAGTTTTTGGGGCACCTGGTGTAGGAAAAACAAGATTGCTTGAAAATATGGCAGAGCAGGATATTATCAAAGGTGATAATGTTATTGTCGTTGACCCCAAAGGAGATATTGATCTGTTTTGTAAGATTTTTCAGGTTGCCCAGACATACGGGCGAGAAAAAGAATTGCTTTTTTTATCCCCGATTTTTCCGAGTCTGTCTATTCATATCAATCCCCTGAGACATTACTATATGGAAGAAGAGATTATTTCCCATATTGTTGCTGGTGTACCTACTGAAGATGAATTTTTTTATAATGTTTCCCTTGAGACAACTACTGCTATTGTAAAATCACTACTAATGATGAGAAAAGTTGCCGGTGAAAACAGACCGCTTAATTTTGATGAAGTTGCCAGATATGCACATTATCAAGGACTTAATTCCTTGCTCACCCAGATTAAAGGTATTAGAGGAATGGAGGAGAAAGACCGTATACAAGAACTGATCAATCAGATCCTCTCTTCCCCTCAAGATTATTTTTCAAAAGTATCCTCAACGCTCAGAACAACTCTTACACAAATGACAACTGGTAACACCGGAAAAATTATAGGAAATGTTAACAAAAATATTTTTATTGATCGATTAGAAAGAGGAGAAGGAGTTATTCTTTATATTCAAACGGGGTCGCTTTTAACAAGGCAGGTTTCAAGTGTTGTATCTAAAGTTGTAATTTCAATGATACAGAGTTCGGTTGGAAGATATTATGCATCTGGTAAAAAATTTGATCGCAGGTTAAATATTTATATCGATGAAATGGCATCATCAGTATATCGTGGCATTGAAACATTATATGCGCAAGGAAGAGGGGCAAATGTATCTATAACAGGTATTACGCAGTCGATGGCTGATATTGTAGCGGAGATTGGACGAGATAGAGCAAATCGTCTTTTTGACCTTACCAGTACTAAGATTGTAATGAGGCTAAACGAACAAAATAGTGCAGAATTAATTGCAAGGTATGGCGGAACAAGAAAAGGATATTCGCCGATCCTGTCTCTCAATGGGGGGATAACTACAAGAGAAGTGGAAGAGGTGAATATAAAACCGGAAGATGTAAACAGATTGCAAAAAAGAGAGTTTTATTATTTTGGATTTGAAGGTGAATACAAAGGAAAAACAGCACCGGTCCGCAAAGCCGAATATGTTATTCAATTTCCGGATATCACAAGTAAAGAGGGATAA
- a CDS encoding diguanylate cyclase: MFFLDRFMDFIYRHPLYGKIFKYIFAMAISVVAIVTGIIYLKTGRFLFDLDLFIHILDENRKYVYMVLIAENIILIGALIWKDYKLKTRANCSVKYIHLNDIAYLWLEAEDYKDALREEVRKQVEEEQSSNVLLPNTYEYPEFEKNKTNEIYQRIIAPNIERLSNEERVIIIDLLKLLEDKGDIPSVASYYDKDPEIKYKDEIVSTDGLNSYKVLRNITLYDHTLNVLEEIYAILDKRGKTQFAMLFGKAVVSALAHDIGKIQKIEEKVKKVSIEIFRQQPHHIVSKLIFIEMFPSYESRDIVVEAIENHHAVKLPNNGNELIKMLVDADKLARKREIERYILDKNVGKPLTKRLKKNKKSKDDKDLENEQKLKEELEKVYEEKRMLEDAVLKDSLTRAYNRMCFEKDIDLYFAEHKDTMIFAMIDGDNFKKINDTYGHLAGDQVLKKIVDVIYSEVREYNGKVYRYGGEEFAVVIPDMDEESGKNLFKKICTKIENSGIEFEEKEIKFTVSIGMVTASGCATINDLIANADKALYDAKKSGKNRVFLYGKEENKIKKSIKNKDKDKKDKKNNIVELSDIDFDVGAEFGIINKDGKNNEDTKKNEFVNDNKKEIKTDKIEFEFDEYEGKIFDKLSQMINKAYSSGLIVDILSVSYKDMILFDWNTVKNVIEEVVSPVDSEKMTRYFVEEAKKRNVVGYIDIDNGYYSSKFVIDLVFQKVEFNAIPIFGRVFGLDEAKLENSKLKDDVLNKAKVYQYSEYHENV; the protein is encoded by the coding sequence ATGTTTTTTTTAGATAGATTTATGGATTTTATATATAGACATCCTTTGTATGGAAAGATTTTCAAGTACATATTTGCTATGGCTATTAGTGTAGTTGCAATAGTTACAGGAATAATATATCTTAAAACCGGTAGATTTCTTTTTGATTTGGATCTTTTTATACACATTTTGGACGAAAATAGAAAATATGTGTATATGGTTCTGATTGCAGAAAATATAATTTTAATAGGTGCATTGATATGGAAAGATTATAAATTAAAAACCAGGGCAAACTGTTCAGTTAAATATATACATCTTAACGATATTGCCTATTTGTGGCTTGAAGCCGAAGATTATAAAGATGCACTTAGAGAAGAGGTGAGGAAACAAGTTGAGGAGGAGCAATCATCTAATGTTTTATTGCCAAATACATATGAGTATCCTGAGTTTGAAAAAAACAAAACCAATGAGATCTATCAAAGAATTATAGCTCCAAATATTGAGAGATTGTCAAACGAAGAAAGAGTTATTATTATTGATCTTTTAAAATTATTGGAAGATAAAGGTGATATTCCAAGTGTTGCAAGTTATTATGATAAAGATCCGGAGATTAAATACAAAGATGAGATTGTTAGTACGGACGGATTGAACTCATATAAAGTATTAAGGAATATAACACTTTACGATCATACATTAAATGTTTTGGAAGAGATATATGCAATACTTGATAAACGAGGCAAAACCCAGTTTGCGATGCTATTTGGCAAAGCAGTTGTATCAGCTCTTGCACATGACATAGGAAAAATTCAAAAAATTGAAGAAAAAGTCAAAAAGGTATCTATTGAAATCTTTAGACAGCAACCGCATCATATTGTTTCGAAGCTTATCTTTATAGAGATGTTTCCTTCATATGAGAGCAGGGACATCGTAGTTGAAGCGATAGAAAATCATCATGCAGTAAAGTTGCCTAACAATGGTAATGAACTGATAAAAATGCTTGTTGATGCAGATAAGCTTGCGAGAAAACGTGAAATTGAAAGATATATTCTTGATAAAAATGTTGGTAAACCTTTAACTAAAAGATTGAAAAAAAACAAAAAAAGTAAAGACGATAAAGATTTGGAAAATGAACAAAAACTTAAAGAGGAATTGGAAAAAGTATATGAAGAGAAAAGAATGCTTGAGGATGCGGTACTTAAAGATAGCCTAACAAGAGCCTATAATAGAATGTGTTTTGAAAAGGATATTGATTTATATTTTGCCGAACATAAGGATACTATGATATTCGCCATGATAGATGGAGATAATTTTAAAAAAATAAATGATACATACGGTCATCTGGCCGGTGATCAGGTTCTTAAAAAGATTGTAGATGTTATATATTCAGAAGTAAGGGAATATAACGGTAAAGTATATCGTTATGGAGGTGAAGAGTTTGCAGTAGTAATACCGGATATGGATGAAGAGAGTGGAAAAAATTTATTTAAAAAAATATGTACCAAGATTGAAAATTCAGGGATTGAGTTTGAAGAAAAAGAGATAAAATTTACCGTGAGTATTGGAATGGTAACTGCTTCTGGATGTGCAACAATAAATGATCTTATTGCTAATGCTGATAAAGCGTTATATGATGCTAAAAAGTCCGGAAAGAATAGGGTGTTTTTGTATGGAAAAGAAGAGAATAAAATTAAAAAAAGCATCAAAAATAAAGATAAGGACAAAAAAGATAAAAAAAACAATATTGTAGAGCTGAGTGATATAGATTTTGATGTTGGGGCAGAGTTTGGAATAATCAATAAAGATGGGAAAAACAATGAGGATACTAAGAAAAATGAGTTTGTAAATGATAATAAAAAGGAAATCAAAACAGATAAGATAGAGTTTGAGTTTGATGAGTATGAAGGGAAGATATTTGATAAGTTGTCTCAAATGATTAATAAAGCATATTCGAGTGGACTTATTGTTGATATTTTAAGCGTTTCGTATAAGGACATGATACTGTTTGACTGGAATACCGTGAAAAATGTAATCGAGGAAGTTGTTTCTCCTGTTGATTCAGAGAAGATGACAAGATATTTTGTAGAAGAGGCTAAAAAACGCAATGTGGTAGGATATATTGATATAGATAATGGATATTATAGTAGTAAATTTGTAATTGATCTTGTATTTCAGAAAGTAGAATTTAATGCGATACCTATTTTTGGAAGGGTTTTTGGACTTGACGAAGCCAAATTGGAAAACAGCAAGTTAAAAGATGATGTTTTAAACAAGGCGAAAGTTTACCAATATTCGGAGTATCATGAAAATGTCTGA
- a CDS encoding integrase core domain-containing protein, whose product MQIRYTLLGVKGYKRLERIYYNSLMISEEVKKRKKILEFWEKYGLEATTEAFGVSRRTLFRWKKAYKEANKDITALNPKSRKPKRVRESKVSLEIVRQIRKLRQEYPNIGKAKLYHLLKPFCEAKGLKTPSESTIGRIIAKAPDKMRHFPYRIDAKGRVKPKKRTSNKNRKPKNLKTQPFQLWAVDTIQRVSNGIRRYILTMIDPVSRVAFAVAIPSKRAKHTAFALEALIDGITSIKNKQKYSLAILSDNGSEFKKEFDALLQQKNFIHYWTYPKSPKMNAHNERFNRTIQEQFVDYYEDLLFTDLEEFNKHLANWLIDYNTKIPHYSLNFKSPVKYLLENHNECRMYWTYTNN is encoded by the coding sequence GTGCAAATCAGATACACGTTGCTAGGGGTCAAAGGGTATAAAAGATTAGAAAGGATATACTACAATTCGCTTATGATAAGCGAAGAGGTGAAAAAAAGAAAAAAGATATTAGAGTTTTGGGAGAAATACGGATTAGAGGCTACAACCGAAGCCTTTGGAGTTAGCAGAAGGACTCTTTTTAGATGGAAAAAAGCATATAAAGAGGCAAATAAGGATATTACGGCTCTTAATCCAAAATCACGGAAACCAAAAAGAGTAAGAGAATCTAAAGTCTCTTTGGAAATAGTCAGACAAATACGAAAATTAAGACAAGAGTATCCAAATATTGGTAAAGCAAAACTCTATCATCTACTTAAACCCTTTTGTGAAGCAAAAGGACTTAAAACTCCATCAGAGTCAACAATAGGCAGGATTATCGCAAAAGCTCCAGACAAAATGAGACACTTTCCTTATAGGATAGATGCCAAAGGAAGAGTAAAGCCTAAAAAGAGAACTTCAAATAAAAACAGAAAGCCAAAAAATTTAAAAACACAACCCTTTCAATTATGGGCGGTTGATACAATTCAAAGAGTCTCAAATGGTATTAGACGATATATCCTTACAATGATTGACCCAGTAAGTAGAGTAGCCTTTGCTGTAGCAATTCCCTCCAAAAGAGCAAAACATACAGCCTTCGCACTTGAAGCTCTCATTGATGGCATTACCTCTATAAAAAACAAGCAAAAATACTCTCTTGCTATTCTTTCAGATAATGGTAGTGAATTTAAAAAAGAGTTTGATGCTTTACTCCAACAAAAAAACTTTATTCACTATTGGACATATCCTAAAAGCCCTAAAATGAATGCCCATAATGAACGATTTAATAGAACTATTCAAGAACAGTTTGTTGATTACTATGAAGACCTTCTCTTTACAGATTTGGAAGAATTTAATAAACATCTTGCTAATTGGCTCATCGATTACAATACCAAAATACCACACTATTCACTTAATTTTAAATCTCCGGTAAAATACCTTCTTGAAAATCATAATGAGTGCCGTATGTATTGGACTTATACAAATAATTGA